The genomic segment AATGCCACTTCAATCCAGACCGTTGTATACATCCCAGGCTTAATCCTATATCGTGGATTAGGCAGTTCAATCATGGCTTTTGCCGTTTTTGTTTCCGTAGAGACAACTGGACTTACGGCTGTAACTCTGCCTATGAGTGTATCTTTTGGGAAAGCGTTGAAGACAACTCTGGCACGATTTTGGACTTTTATGAGCGGCACTTCTTTTTCCAAGATTCCCACTTCTACCCGAATGCGGGAGAGGTCGACAAATTCCATACAAACTTGCCCTGCTGTTACGAACTGTCCTTCTGCAACTTTAATGCCTGAGACAAATCCATCAAATGGTGCACGAATGATTGTATTTTGTAGATTTAACTCTGCACGCTGAAGCTGATTTTTGGCGTGTGCGAACCCTGTCCGCGTGCGTAGCACCTCGTCTAACTTTTCCCCTGCTAAAATTTCTGCAAACTCAACTTCTTCTTTCAAGCGCTCTACTTCTTTTGCGTCGCCCTTGCCCGCTTTAAGCGCGCGCTCCGCTTCTTCTAACTCTTTGCGCAAGCGTTGCAACCGTTCTATATTTTGCGCGGAGGGCGAAAGTTTGGCATAATCCAAACGCTGCGTAACATATTCGCTTTGCGTTTTAAGATATTCTTCTTTGGCTTCTTGCAACGCAATGCGAAATTCCTTGTCATTAAATTGGAGAAGCGTCTCGCCAGCGCGACAAAATTCGCCTTCTTTTGCGGAGAGACGCACTAATTCCGCAGAAATTCGCGCAGATATCTGCACGCGCCGATTGGCTTCCGCGATGCCTGTCGTAGAGATAGACTGCACAAGCGTTTTTCGCTTAGCCACAATCGTTTTCACGCGAATTGGCTCAACGCGAACCTCAGGCAAATTTTGCTCGGAAGATTGCTCGGGAAGATTGGTCTTAGAGGTCGCTCTGAAAACCACAAGGCTGATTAAAAAAAGAATCGCTGCCGCAACGCTAAATCGTATCGCCCATGCTTTCATATTTGGATTGGGATTGGGTTGAGGCAAGGTAGATAACCAAGCAGCAGAAAAGCAATAGAATATTTTTGGCGACGCTCCAAACGCCAGCGGGCTCAATCCAGAGACGGCCGAAACATCCGCAAGTCAATGAAGTTGCGTCAGACAGAGCGAACTGGAGCGCAAGCAGCGATGTGAAAAAGGCGAGGAGGCTCGCCGCGCAGAGCGCGGCGGCGCGAAGATAAAAGTTCAAAATCATCATCGTGCCAAAGAGAAGTTCAACAAAAATGACGACAAGCGACAAGAGCAGCAGAACATACTTGCAGGAATGAAAAAAAGTTTCAGCTTTAACATCTGATACGATGCAAAAAACAGGCATTGTTGGACAAGACGCTGCGCGCTCCTATAACCTTCCTATATGCCTTTGCCAATCCATAGTCTATGGGTTATAGCACATTGAACAGCCATGTTTGCTTTCACAACTGAATGCTGAGAGATAAACAGAGCGCAGAGGAAAGGTTTTCGCACATACAATGCCGTGATGCTAACTGGCCACGCTACTCATCTCGTAAGGTTAGAAAGTTGATATAGCGATTGATTATTTCAGTAGTCTTCTCCCTGTCGTTCATATCGCCAGTGTACTCGAACACAACGTAGCCCTGTCTTAGAAGAAACACAGCTGGAGACCAACTTAGGTTCAATTTTTGATACATCTCGCCAGCGTCATCAAATACAAGATGTCCATTATATCCCATTGCGCTGAGTTCCTGTCTCAGCTTTGGTTTGCTTTTAACCTTCCCAGCCACAATGACACGCTCTACTGGAAGAGATGAAGACAGTATTGCATTCTGCCAATCCGTTGCCTCCAAACCCAAACACTCTCTACATCCCTCTGAGACCCTATCACTGAACACAATAAGAACTAGGTTCTTCGAAGCATTGATGTCAATCTCTCTACCGCTGTCATCTCTCAAATGCTGAATCCCGAAATCGCTGAAACGACTCATCCAGAACAAAGAAGATTGAACGCCAACGCTTTGAATAGTTTGGATAGCATGGTCACTTTCTTGGCGCGTAAATTTTTGCATGTCAGCAAACGAAAGAGAAGAAGCAAACTCAGAAACAAAAAGAAGAATGTGAAAAACAGCA from the Chloroherpetonaceae bacterium genome contains:
- a CDS encoding efflux RND transporter periplasmic adaptor subunit encodes the protein MKAWAIRFSVAAAILFLISLVVFRATSKTNLPEQSSEQNLPEVRVEPIRVKTIVAKRKTLVQSISTTGIAEANRRVQISARISAELVRLSAKEGEFCRAGETLLQFNDKEFRIALQEAKEEYLKTQSEYVTQRLDYAKLSPSAQNIERLQRLRKELEEAERALKAGKGDAKEVERLKEEVEFAEILAGEKLDEVLRTRTGFAHAKNQLQRAELNLQNTIIRAPFDGFVSGIKVAEGQFVTAGQVCMEFVDLSRIRVEVGILEKEVPLIKVQNRARVVFNAFPKDTLIGRVTAVSPVVSTETKTAKAMIELPNPRYRIKPGMYTTVWIEVAFFQNCLVVPKRAIVERDGRKVVFVAQKEPDGRELAKWHYVETGAENENEVEILEGLEEGDEIIVENNFTLSHDMPIVKIP